A single Candidatus Thalassolituus haligoni DNA region contains:
- a CDS encoding cytochrome c, which produces MKNLLIGLIVSAGLMSAAHAGEAASAYQGDADAGKAKSATCAACHGADGNSMVPTFPKLAGQGERYLIKQIKDIRDGRRQVLEMAAFVAALTDNDIADLAAHFSAQTPNGAGAKEELVELGQKIYRSGIESKGVPACMACHGPNGKGVALAGFPMLSGQYDAYISKQLHDFSSGARTNDGDSRMMRDTAYRLHDSEIAAVASYIQGLR; this is translated from the coding sequence ATGAAAAACCTGTTGATTGGCCTGATTGTTTCAGCCGGACTGATGTCCGCGGCCCACGCTGGTGAAGCGGCCTCCGCCTACCAGGGCGATGCCGATGCTGGCAAAGCAAAGTCTGCTACCTGTGCTGCTTGCCACGGTGCAGACGGTAACAGCATGGTGCCAACATTCCCTAAACTTGCTGGACAGGGAGAGCGCTACCTGATCAAGCAGATCAAGGATATTCGTGACGGTCGTCGTCAGGTTCTTGAAATGGCTGCGTTTGTAGCCGCATTGACCGACAACGATATCGCCGACCTGGCAGCCCACTTCAGCGCCCAGACACCGAACGGTGCCGGTGCCAAAGAAGAACTGGTTGAACTGGGACAGAAAATTTACCGTTCCGGTATCGAATCCAAAGGCGTACCCGCCTGTATGGCGTGTCACGGCCCCAACGGTAAAGGTGTTGCTCTGGCCGGGTTCCCGATGCTGTCTGGACAGTACGATGCCTATATTTCCAAGCAGCTGCATGATTTCAGCTCCGGTGCCCGTACCAACGACGGTGACAGCCGCATGATGCGTGACACTGCTTACCGTTTGCACGATTCCGAAATCGCAGCAGTCGCGTCTTACATTCAGGGTTTGCGTTAA
- a CDS encoding cytochrome c5 family protein — MTKFLALLAVSAAAMSANVNAFDAEAKFNTSCGACHAPQVAPMIGSPAAFSAEAWAPRLEKGMDTLVSHVTNGFNAMPPRGLCMDCTAEDYKALITYMSTPK, encoded by the coding sequence ATGACCAAATTTCTGGCCCTGCTTGCGGTGTCTGCCGCCGCGATGTCTGCCAACGTTAACGCATTTGATGCGGAAGCCAAATTCAATACATCATGCGGTGCGTGTCATGCCCCACAAGTTGCGCCGATGATCGGTTCTCCTGCTGCCTTCAGTGCTGAAGCCTGGGCTCCGCGTCTGGAAAAAGGCATGGATACACTGGTAAGCCACGTGACCAACGGTTTTAATGCCATGCCTCCACGCGGACTCTGCATGGATTGCACCGCCGAAGACTACAAAGCGCTGATTACTTATATGTCGACGCCCAAGTAA
- the yihA gene encoding ribosome biogenesis GTP-binding protein YihA/YsxC, producing MPNQDSLTYTKTHYLRSAATLSQCPGEITREVAFAGRSNAGKSSALNRLTGQKKLARTSKTPGRTQLINYFQLGELPLALVDLPGYGYAKVPIGVKNAWQKELGNYLQKRDALAGLVLLMDIRHPLTDYDKRMLEWANDNGMPLHLVLTKSDKLKRGAAKSALLQVSQAIRNSSTAVSVQMFSSLNGDGLDELKQRLNSWFLPETNTPVDSDLDADPDATPVSQDIADQSPDP from the coding sequence ATGCCAAACCAGGATTCATTGACTTACACCAAGACCCACTACCTTCGTAGTGCCGCCACATTGAGCCAATGTCCTGGCGAAATTACCCGTGAAGTCGCCTTTGCCGGCCGCTCCAACGCGGGGAAATCCAGCGCACTCAATCGGCTTACGGGTCAGAAAAAACTGGCCAGAACCAGTAAAACGCCTGGCCGTACGCAGCTGATCAACTATTTCCAGCTCGGTGAACTGCCGCTGGCACTGGTCGACTTACCGGGCTACGGCTACGCCAAAGTCCCTATCGGTGTCAAAAATGCCTGGCAGAAAGAGCTCGGCAATTACCTGCAAAAACGCGATGCACTAGCGGGTCTGGTACTACTAATGGATATACGTCATCCACTGACCGATTATGACAAGCGCATGCTTGAATGGGCCAATGATAACGGTATGCCACTGCATCTGGTACTGACGAAGTCCGATAAACTCAAGCGTGGCGCTGCCAAAAGTGCGCTGTTGCAGGTTTCTCAGGCAATTCGTAACAGCTCGACTGCCGTCTCGGTACAGATGTTCTCGTCACTGAATGGCGATGGTCTAGATGAGCTAAAACAGCGTCTGAACAGCTGGTTCTTGCCAGAAACCAACACCCCTGTTGATTCAGACCTCGATGCAGACCCCGATGCTACGCCTGTCAGCCAGGATATCGCTGATCAGTCCCCCGATCCCTGA